GAACATGTGGTTTAATTCGATGATACGCGAGGAACCTTACCCGGGCTTGAATTGCAGAGGAAGGATTTGGAGACAATGACGCCCTTCGGGGTCTCTGTGAAGGTGCTGCATGGTTGTCGTCAGCTCGTGCCGTGAGGTGTCGGCTTAAGTGCCATAACGAGCGCAACCCCTCTCCTTAGTTGCCATCAGGTCAAGCTGGGCACTCTGGGGACACTGCCACCGTAAGGTGTGAGGAAGGTGGGGATGACGTCAAATCAGCACGGCCCTTACGTCCGGGGCTACACACGTGTTACAATGGCAGGTACAGAGAGATGGTGTTCTGCAAAGCGCATCTAATCCTTAAAGCCTGTCTCAGTTCGGACTGGGGTCTGCAACCCGACCCCACGAAGCTGGATTCGCTAGTAATCGCGCATCAGCCATGGCGCGGTGAATACGTTCCCGGGCCTTGTACACACCGCCCGTCAAGCCATGAAAGCCGGGGGCGCCTAAAGTCCGTGACCGTAAGGAGCGGCCTAGGGCGAAACTGGTAATTGGGGCTAAGTCGTAACAAGGTAGCCGTACCGGAAGGTGCGGCTGGAACACCTCCTTTCTGGAGAGACGAATTTCCTATGAAGTGATAGGAAATCTGATTAAAAGTTCGCTTCTCTTCTTGTACGCACCATCTGTTTAATTAAATAAGAGATAGAGAATGTTCGGCAGAGATGCTACTCTTTACCAACACAGTCCTATAGCTCAGTTGGTTAGAGCGCCACACTGATAATGTGGAGGTCGGCAGTTCAAATCTGCCTGGGACTACTTCTTTACTTCTCGATTCGGGGGATTAGCTCAGTTGGCTAGAGCACCTGCTTTGCAAGCAGGGGGTCAACGGTTCGAATCCGTTATTCTCCACCAAGTCAACAACCTTTATGGTTATGAATTGACATAAGATCTTTGACATATTGAAACAAGCAAAACTGTAAGTAATGAACTTTAGTTCAGACTAAAGTGAATCAAATCGCAAGATGAGATTTCACAAGTTAGAATACAGCTGAAAGTATGAGCTACTTATTCGTTATTCGGAAACGAGTAATAAGAATACAGTCGTAAAGAAAGTAAGAAAGGGCGTATGGCGGATGCCTAGGCTCACGGAGGCGATGAAGGACGTGATAAGCTGCGATAAGCTTCGGGTAGGTGCAAATAACCTTTGATCCGGAGATTTCCGAATGGGACAACCTAGCCGTCTGAAGGACGGTTACTCTTACCAATGTAAGAGAGCTAACGCAGGGAACTGAAACATCTTAGTACCTGTAGGAAGAGAAAATAAATGAATGATTCCCCTAGTAGTGGCGAGCGAACGGGGAACAGCCCAAACCAGTGGCGTCGCAAGGCGTTGCTGGGGTTGTAGGACCGCGACATTGTATTGAAATGGTGAGTGGAAGTATCTGGAAAGTTACATCACAGAAGGTGATAATCCTGTACACGAAGCCAAATCAAGCATAGCGGTATCCTGAGTAACGCGGGACACGAGGAATCCTGCGCGAATCTGCCGGGACCATCCGGTAAGGCTAAATACTCCCGTGAGACCGATAGCGAACGAGTACTGTGAAGGAAAGGTGAAAAGAACCCCGAGCAGGGGAGTGAAATAGTTCCTGAAACCATGCGCCTACAAGCGGTCGGAGCATCTTACGATGTGACGGCGTGCCTTTTGCATAATGATCCTACGAGTTACCGTCACTGGCGAGGTTGAGTGTCACGAGACACGTAGCCGCAGTGAAAGCGAGCCTGAATAGGGCGCACAGTCAGTGGGGGTAGACGCGAAACCAAGTGATCTACACTTGGCCAGGATGAAGTCCCGGTAACACGGGATGGAGGTCCGCACCAATAAGCGTTGAAAAGCTTCTGGATGAGCCGAGTGTAGGAGTGAAAGGCCAATCAAACTTGGAGATAGCTCGTACTCCCCGAAAGGCATTTAGGTGCCGCGTCGGATGGTCACCGTGAGAGGTAGAGCGACCGATAGGACAAGAGGGCTTCACCGCCTATCGAGTCCTGACGAACTCCGAATGCTCACGGTTTGCAGTCCGGCAGTAAGGGGGCGGGTGCTAAGGTCCGTCCCCGAGAGGAGAAGAATCCAGACCGCCGTCTAAGGTCCCGGAGTTCTGCCTGAGTTAGTCTAACGAAGTCTGGTCCCTATGACAGCTAGGATGTTGGCTTGGAAGCAGCCATTCATTCAAAGAGTGCGTAACAGCTCACTAGTCGAGGGTCCGGGCATGGATAATAATCGGGTATAAGGCAGACACCGAAGGCGCGGGATAGCAATATTAAAAGTATCGGTAGGGGAGCATACTCACAGCGTCGAATGGTGTACGTAAGTTATCCTGGAGCGGTGAGTAAAGCAAATGTAGGAATAAGTAACGATAAGGAGGGTTAGATTCCCTCCCGCTGTAAGACCAAGGTTTCCCGGGCAATGCCAATCAGCCCGGGGTCAGTCGGGTCCTAAGTCTAAGCCGAACGGCGATGGCGATGGCAGAGACGGTTAATATTCCGTCACTGCCGCATGGGGCGACGTGGAGACGGAGCAGTGAAACCACCGCGGGGCGACGGAAGTCCCCGTTGAAGAGTGTAGGTGTTGAGGATGGCAGGCAAATCCACCATCCGAGCTGAACTTGACAGTATGGAGTCTTCTTCGGAAGAATCCAATAGTGTGGGTAATCATACTCCCGAGAAAATCCGCTAAGCTTAACCCATGCGGCACCCGTACCGCAAACGGACACACGTGGTCGGGTAGAACATACTAAGGCGTTGAGAGATTCATGGTTAAGGAACTAGGCAAATTGACCCTGTAACTTCGGGATAAAGGGTCCTCGTGAATAGCGAGGCGCAGAGAATAGGTCCAGGCAACTGTTTAACAAAAACACAGGGCTGTGCAAACTCGAAAGATGACGTATACAGCCTGACACCTGCCCGGTGCCGGAAGGTTAAGAGGAGATGTCACTAGCAATAGGAAGCATTGAATTGAAGCCCCGGTAAACGGCGGCCGTAACTATAACGGTCCTAAGGTAGCGAAATTCCTTGTCGGGTAAGTTCCGACCTGCACGAATGGTGTAATGATCCGGACGCTGTCTCAACCATGAGCTCAGTGAAATTGTAGTATCGGTGAAGATGCCGATTACCCGCGATGGGACGAAAAGACCCCGTGAACCTTTACTACAGCTTAGCATTGACCTTGGTCATCCGATGTGTAGGATAGGCCGGAGGCTTCGAAGCGGGAGCGCCAGCTTTCGTGGAGCCATCCTTGAAATACGGCCCTTTGGCTGTCTGAGGTCTAACGCGTGATTACGCGGACACTGCTTGGTGGGTAGTTTGACTGGGGTGGTCGCCTCCAAAAGCGTAACGGAGGCTTCCAAAGGTGCCCTCGGGTCGATTGGTAACCGACCTCAAAGAGTGCAATGGCATAAGGGCGCTTGACTGGGAGGCAGACATGCCGAGCAGGCAGGAAACTGGGGCATAGTGATCCGGCGGATGTGTATGGAAACTCCGTCGCTCAAAGGATAAAAGGTACTCCGGGGATAACAGGCTGATCCCCCCCAAGAGCTCATATCGACGGGGTGGTTTGGCACCTCGATGTCGGCTCGTCACATCCTGGGGCTGGAGAAGGTCCCAAGGGTTGGGCTGTTCGCCCATTAAAGTGGCACGCGAGCTGGGTTCAGAACGTCGTGAGACAGTTCGGTCTCTATCTATCGTGGGCGTGGGAGTTTTGAGTGGTGCCGTCACTAGTACGAGAGGACCGTGATGGACAGACCTCCGGTTTACCAGTTGTGCCGCCAGGCGCACCGCTGGGTATCTGAGTCTGGATTGGATAAGCGCTGAAAGCATCTAAGTGCGAAGCCAGCCGCAAGATGAGAACTCCATTGAGGGTCGTCAAAGACGATGACGTTGATAGGATGCAGGTGTAAAGACAGCGATGTCAAAGCCGAGCATTACTAATTGCCCGAACACTTTCTTTAGGAAAGTTCATAGTTTCAACTGTATTTTCAGTTCATTATCTTGTTTTGCTTGTGTGCAAATACGTCATAACCCATTTCAGGTGGTTATTGCGGTGAGGTCCCACCTCTTCCCATTCCGAACAGAGAAGTTAAGCTCACTTGCGCCGATGGTACTGCAATGCAATGCGGGAGAGTAGGTAGCCGCCTTCTTTTATTAAGAGCCTCAGATTTCGAAAGATTTCTGAGGCTTTTTTGTTTTCACGCGGATTCTTTTTCTCACGATGATTGTTTTTAGTCCCACAGATTTCACAGATGTGCACAGATTTTAGACCTGTTCGGTCTGGATGACGCAGATTTTCTACTGCTTTTTTGCTTGATATATGTCAAGAATTTATGTTATAAAGTGTTTAAAACATTAAAAAAGCGCTGATAATCAACGTATTACTTGCATATCTCGATTTTTTTTTGTATCTTTGCAAACGATAAGAATAAGGATAGCATGGTTGTGCGTTTTCGCATAGATTGATATCCGTTAAGGTATCTAACGGAACTGAGGTGAGCAGCCTATCTTTTTCTCACAAGTTGCCACCGCGAAATCACTGATGTTGTAGTTCAGCTTTTCAGGTTCCATAAAACAAAAAATATGAAGAGAATAACAATGGTATTAGTCAGCATCCTGATGCTGATGATGAAGGTAAGTACAGCGTCGGCTGATACGAATGTAAATGTATCCTCTACTGATGATTTCGATTGGACTCCAGTGATGGAAGCGATTATCCAGGTAGAGAGTGAGGGTAACCCCAAAGCAAAAAGTGGAAGTTCTGTTGGTGTTATGCAGATTACCCCTATCTTAGTGGCAGAGTGTAATGACATCCTGAAGAGACGCAAGAGCAAGAAGCGTTTCTCTTTGGCTGATAGATTCAGCATCGCAAAGTCTAAGGAGATGTTTCTCCTAATTCAATCTGTCCACAATCCTCTTAATAGCATTGAGAAGGCGATTCGTGCCTGGAATGGTGGAAATCACTATAGTGTGAAGAGAACACAGCGCTATTTCGAGAAAGTCATGAATCTTTTGAAAAATTAATTGATTTTTGATATGTCCGATCTATCCTGAAAAGGATGGGTCGGATTTTTGTTTTCAGCCCAACGTTTTCCGCGCTTTGAGTTCCGGCCTTTGTTTTTGTCCTTTCTTTTGCCCTGTTTTACTCTTATTGGTTTTGCTCTATTTTTTTTCTCTTTTATCAGTAAATTCTCTATTTTACTCCCGTTTTAGGGTCTTTTTTTACTTTAAATGTTAAAACATAGTTAAAATGGTAACTTTTTGCTAGAAATATTTGGTAGTTATCGAAAAAAGTAGTACCTTTGCATTCGCAATTCAGAAATGAGTTGATTATATCGCGGTGTGGAGCAGTTGGTAGCTCGCCAGGCTCATAACCTGGAGGTCGCATGTTCGAGTCCTGCCGCCGCAACTATCTAGAGGAAGTGATTTAGTCACTTCCTTTTTTGTATTTATACACTTTGAGTTTATATTTCCTTCAATTTTCTCCCATTTTGCCCCAATTTTCATCAGATATTCATTTGATTTTCACCATATTCCATTTTTTAACACTAAATATTTGCGTATATCGAATAAAACCACTACTTTTGCACAATAATATTTTAATGTGCAATCGTTTAATTAAAGGAAAGGCTTCGTTATGTCAGTATCCAAAACAAGACAAAAACTTGTAGATGTCGCACGACAACTCTTTGCCAAGAATGGTATAGCAAATACAACCATGAATGATATTGCTGTAGCTTCGGGGAAGGGACGACGTACGCTCTATACTTATTTCAGTAGAAAGGAAGACGTCTATTACGCTGTAATAGAGTCAGAGTTGGAACGCCTTTCCGATAGATTGGATGAGGTGGCCAACTGCAAGATGCGTCCACAGGATAAGATTATCGAACTTATCTATACTCATCTCAGTATGATTAAGGAGACGGTGGTACGTAATGGTAATTTGCGTGCTGAATTCTTCCGCAACATCTGGATGGTGGAGAAGGTGAGAAAGAACTTTGATGAGGATGAAATCGAAATCCTCCGTCGTATCTATCGTGAGGGAAAGGATGCAGGTGAGTTTGATATCGACAATGTAGATCTGGTTGCCGACATTACTCATTATTGTATCAAGGGCTTGGAAGTACCTTTCATCTATGGCCGTTTGGGACATGGCATGAATGTGGAGGCAAGCAAACCATTGGTTGCCAAGGTGGTTTATGGCGCCTTGGGTAAATCGGGATTGAAACTGTAATCTCAATCGTTCAAGGTTGATAGATTTTTCCCGATTGTGCAATCGTTCATGAGAAAATCAAATTGATCATTCATTGATTATTCAAATAGATCATTAATTTAATAAATACAAAAAGAAATGGGATTATTAACAGGTAAGACAGCCCTTGTAACAGGTGCTGCTCGCGGCATCGGTAAGGCTGTCGCAATGAAATTTGCTTCTGAGGGTGCTAACATCGCATTCACAGACCTCGTACTCAATGATGATATGGCTGCAGGTTTGGAGGCTACCCGCAAGGAGATTGAGGCTCTCGGCGTAACATGCCGTGCATACGCTGGTAACGCTGCTGACTTCGAGGAGACTGAGAAGACAGTGAAGCAGATTCATGCTGATTTCGGTTCTATCGATATTCTCGTTAACAACGCTGGTATCACCAAGGATGGCTTGATGCTCCGTATGTCTGAGGCTCAGTGGGATGCTGTATTGAACGTAAACTTGAAGTCTGCTTTCAATTTTATCCACGCTTGCTCTCCTATCATGCTCCGTCAGCGCAGCGGTTCTATCATCAACATGGCTTCTGTGGTAGGTGTTCATGGTAACGCAGGTCAGTGCAACTATGCAGCTTCTAAGGCTGGTATGATTGCTTTGGCTAAGTCTATCGCTCAGGAGTTGGGTCCTAAGGGTGTTCGTGCCAACGCTGTAGCTCCTGGCTTCATTGAGACTGCCATGACAGCTCAGTTGCCAGAGGAAATCCGTAAGGACTGGATGAAGAAGATTCCTTTGCGCCGTGGTGGTCAGACAGAGGATATCGCTAACGTTTGTCTCTTCCTCGCTTCTGATATGTCTAGCTACGTAAGTGGTCAGGTTATTCAGATCGACGGTGGTATGAACATGTAATCTATTGGCATCTGTTTTAACAACAAAATGCAGGTAGTTTACGAAGACAACCATATAATTATCGTCTCTAAGAGAAGTGGTGAAATCGTGCAGGGCGACAAGACCGGCGATGAGCCTCTCTCTGAGACGGTAAAACAGTATATCAAGGAGAAATACCAGAAACCGGGTAATGTATTCCTGGGTGTGGTGCATCGACTTGACCGTCCGGTTTCGGGACTCGTGGTGTTTGCCAAGACTTCGAAGGCACTGAGCCGACTGAACACCATGTTCAGGGATGGTGAGGTTCACAAGACCTATTGGGCGATTGTGAAGAACATGCCGAAGGAGACCGAGGCGACATTGACCCATTGGATTGTAAGAAACGAGAAGCAGAACAAGAGCTACGCTTACGACCATGAGGTGAAGAACTCGAAGAAGGCGATATTGAAGTATAAGGTGATAGGTCATACCGATCATTATACACTTCTGGAAGTGAACCTGATGACGGGAAGACATCATCAGATCAGATGTCAGTTGGCTAAGATGGGATGCCCTATCAAGGGCGACCTGAAATACGGTTCCCCTCGCAGCAATGCTGACGGCAGTATCTCGCTTCTTTCGCACAGGGTAGAGTTTGTGCATCCCGTATCGAAGGAAACCATCGTGGTGGAGGCTCCTCTGCCAGATGACAACTTATGGAGAGCTATCGCCCCTTGATGAATGTCGGGGGGAGTTAGTTTCTCATGATTCTCACAGAGATGATGGAATCCCTAGGAATTCATCATACTCCAAATACTAACTTGTTGATTCGTTCTGAATATTTTTAGTAAAATAACATGCTTATGAAGAAGTATGCGAAGTGGGTGGGTGTG
The Segatella copri DNA segment above includes these coding regions:
- a CDS encoding TetR/AcrR family transcriptional regulator, with product MSVSKTRQKLVDVARQLFAKNGIANTTMNDIAVASGKGRRTLYTYFSRKEDVYYAVIESELERLSDRLDEVANCKMRPQDKIIELIYTHLSMIKETVVRNGNLRAEFFRNIWMVEKVRKNFDEDEIEILRRIYREGKDAGEFDIDNVDLVADITHYCIKGLEVPFIYGRLGHGMNVEASKPLVAKVVYGALGKSGLKL
- a CDS encoding RluA family pseudouridine synthase, with the protein product MQVVYEDNHIIIVSKRSGEIVQGDKTGDEPLSETVKQYIKEKYQKPGNVFLGVVHRLDRPVSGLVVFAKTSKALSRLNTMFRDGEVHKTYWAIVKNMPKETEATLTHWIVRNEKQNKSYAYDHEVKNSKKAILKYKVIGHTDHYTLLEVNLMTGRHHQIRCQLAKMGCPIKGDLKYGSPRSNADGSISLLSHRVEFVHPVSKETIVVEAPLPDDNLWRAIAP
- a CDS encoding lytic transglycosylase domain-containing protein — its product is MKVSTASADTNVNVSSTDDFDWTPVMEAIIQVESEGNPKAKSGSSVGVMQITPILVAECNDILKRRKSKKRFSLADRFSIAKSKEMFLLIQSVHNPLNSIEKAIRAWNGGNHYSVKRTQRYFEKVMNLLKN
- the fabG gene encoding 3-oxoacyl-[acyl-carrier-protein] reductase, translated to MGLLTGKTALVTGAARGIGKAVAMKFASEGANIAFTDLVLNDDMAAGLEATRKEIEALGVTCRAYAGNAADFEETEKTVKQIHADFGSIDILVNNAGITKDGLMLRMSEAQWDAVLNVNLKSAFNFIHACSPIMLRQRSGSIINMASVVGVHGNAGQCNYAASKAGMIALAKSIAQELGPKGVRANAVAPGFIETAMTAQLPEEIRKDWMKKIPLRRGGQTEDIANVCLFLASDMSSYVSGQVIQIDGGMNM